In the genome of Triticum urartu cultivar G1812 chromosome 5, Tu2.1, whole genome shotgun sequence, one region contains:
- the LOC125507704 gene encoding uncharacterized protein LOC125507704 isoform X2 — MASLNAKASTGRLRVYGPALHDYGAPLMKEREQEASLLLLKIRHHYEEALRRLTVRWRSDVCLGVCVGLLDPVSNIIASTLLAAAEAPVDTGGPTAVDGPKLRDMERRSLDGLVAFLTCFFPYLADWEAVRYLLLAEADPIVAARIVIEYRGVRCFREGSAAACGALKLALNCAMVAAKHPYPSQLADVWLSLSSSLHTVVPLLSDVQPDFPRDILQSFHTLVKETAHSPHPPPDGSLVRPWKLAARCRKHAAKLTYRHSWSLTRVLLDTIHGFYLQALARLPVGYHRSLLDAGHCYGPFDPVLNIIVNTIWYQANFPPLSQQDELDIVGTLCLMRIEARSFYGLVSFLCTCYQDLNADQAIRFLLDTALNLSATKHCSSVKEEQEAYRAAAIAAWHPRPDAQAGFLSSLKAMLVAPRVLSLLQDGGQYQLSSQCVHQIHTLLCSEYHSIVGVPTHQQRPAPISERQFHFTMSEGRKQRRAHRRISAKVKAALMRYEKQNSGHSYRLHVVCGVNECVSGPDNCEGSGLKPGLDPNDDYYHHTHANFLATRNVAGIVSAPVLFFAELSNHDDDQDSQLLCCPMDLPPPGAGLVRCLFCEHQGIRIVHPALERFHGHEAEFEKMVRGENLYNNDYYPEGDIEPYTNHQILKHSEYVAKWVHDGLDEDCMYLGSNDFNIEEDESEEEVDDLE, encoded by the exons ATGGCCAGCCTCAACGCCAAGGCCAGCACCGGCCGTCTCCGCGTCTACGGTCCGGCGCTGCATGACTACGGCGCCCCGCTGATGAAGGAGAGAGAGCAAGAAGCGTCACTCCTCCTCCTCAAGATCCGGCACCACTACGAGGAAGCCCTCAGGCGGCTCACCGTCCGTTGGCGCTCCGACGTCTGCTTGGGCGTCTGTGTCGGACTGCTCGACCCGGTCTCCAACATAATCGCCAGCACCCTCCTCGCCGCCGCAGAAGCTCCAGTCGACACGGGAGGCCCGACGGCGGTGGACGGGCCCAAGCTCAGGGACATGGAGCGGCGCTCCCTGGACGGCCTCGTCGCCTTCCTCACCTGCTTCTTCCCTTACCTCGCCGATTGGGAGGCCGTCCGGTACCTTCTCCTCGCCGAAGCCGACCCCATCGTTGCCGCGCGCATCGTCATCGAGTACCGCGGCGTCAGGTGCTTCCGCGAAGGCTCCGCCGCCGCCTGCGGCGCCCTCAAGCTGGCCCTCAACTGCGCCATGGTGGCCGCCAAGCACCCGTATCCCTCGCAGCTCGCCGACGTGTGGCTGTCGCTGAGCTCCTCCCTCCACACTGTTGTCCCCCTGCTCTCGGATGTGCAGCCCGATTTCCCCCGCGACATCCTCCAAAGCTTCCACACATTGGTCAAGGAGACGGCACATTCCCCACATCCTCCTCCTGATGGCAGCCTCGTCAGGCCATGGAAACTCGCTGCCCGTTGCCGCAAGCACGCCGCCAAGCTGACCTACCGGCATTCGTGGTCACTGACGCGAGTGCTCCTCGATACGATCCATGGATTCTACCTGCAGGCTCTCGCCAGATTGCCGGTTGGTTACCACCGCAGCCTGCTCGATGCCGGACATTGCTACGGCCCGTTTGACCCCGTCTTGAACATCATCGTCAACACCATCTGGTACCAAGCCAACTTCCCACCACTGAGTCAGCAAGACGAGCTCGACATTGTCGGCACATTGTGCCTAATGCGGATTGAAGCACGATCCTTCTACGGACTTGTCTCCTTCCTCTGCACCTGTTACCAAGATCTCAACGCCGATCAGGCCATAAGGTTCCTGCTCGACACGGCACTCAATTTGTCCGCAACAAAGCACTGCAGCAGTGTCAAGGAAGAACAAGAAGCCTACCGGGCTGCTGCCATTGCGGCATGGCACCCCAGACCCGACGCCCAAGCAGGATTCCTCAGTTCATTAAAGGCGATGTTGGTAGCGCCTCGTGTCCTGTCACTGCTACAAGATGGAGGCCAGTATCAGCTCTCCTCTCAATGTGTCCACCAGATACACACGCTATTGTGCTCTGAATACCATTCCATTGTTGGTGTCCCAACCCATCAGCAGAGGCCAGCTCCCATTTCTGAACGGCAGTTCCATTTTACCATGTCTGAGGGACGTAAACAGCGAAGGGCTCATAGAAGGATCTCCGCAAAGGTCAAGGCTGCACTAATGAGATATGAGAAGCAGAATTCA GGACACTCTTATCGGCTTCATGTGGTGTGTGGTGTGAATGAATGTGTGTCAGGTCCTGACAACTGCGAAGGCTCGGGCTTGAAGCCAGGACTTGATCCTAATGATGACTACTACCATCACACCCATGCCAACTTTCTGGCGACTCGAAATGTGGCCGGCATAGTTTCAGCTCCTGTACTCTTCTTTGCCGAGCTTAGCAACCACGACGACGACCAGGATAGCCAGCTTCTGTGTTGCCCCATGGATTTGCCACCACCAGGCGCTG GACTAGTCCGCTGCCTTTTCTGCGAGCATCAAGGAATCAGGATTGTGCACCCGGCCCTGGAGAGATTCCATGGGCACGAGGCGGAGTTCGAGAAGATGGTCCGCGGAGAAAACCTGTACAATAATGACTACTATCCCGAGGGCGACATCGAGCCCTACACCAACCATCAAATCTTAAAGCACAGTGAATATGTTGCCAAGTGGGTGCACGACGGACTCGACGAGGATTGCATGTACCTCGGTAGCAATGACTTCAACATCGAGGAAGATGAAAGCGAGGAGGAGGTTGACGACCTGGAGTAA
- the LOC125507704 gene encoding uncharacterized protein LOC125507704 isoform X1 yields MASLNAKASTGRLRVYGPALHDYGAPLMKEREQEASLLLLKIRHHYEEALRRLTVRWRSDVCLGVCVGLLDPVSNIIASTLLAAAEAPVDTGGPTAVDGPKLRDMERRSLDGLVAFLTCFFPYLADWEAVRYLLLAEADPIVAARIVIEYRGVRCFREGSAAACGALKLALNCAMVAAKHPYPSQLADVWLSLSSSLHTVVPLLSDVQPDFPRDILQSFHTLVKETAHSPHPPPDGSLVRPWKLAARCRKHAAKLTYRHSWSLTRVLLDTIHGFYLQALARLPVGYHRSLLDAGHCYGPFDPVLNIIVNTIWYQANFPPLSQQDELDIVGTLCLMRIEARSFYGLVSFLCTCYQDLNADQAIRFLLDTALNLSATKHCSSVKEEQEAYRAAAIAAWHPRPDAQAGFLSSLKAMLVAPRVLSLLQDGGQYQLSSQCVHQIHTLLCSEYHSIVGVPTHQQRPAPISERQFHFTMSEGRKQRRAHRRISAKVKAALMRYEKQNSGHSYRLHVVCGVNECVSGPDNCEGSGLKPGLDPNDDYYHHTHANFLATRNVAGIVSAPVLFFAELSNHDDDQDSQLLCCPMDLPPPGAAGLVRCLFCEHQGIRIVHPALERFHGHEAEFEKMVRGENLYNNDYYPEGDIEPYTNHQILKHSEYVAKWVHDGLDEDCMYLGSNDFNIEEDESEEEVDDLE; encoded by the exons ATGGCCAGCCTCAACGCCAAGGCCAGCACCGGCCGTCTCCGCGTCTACGGTCCGGCGCTGCATGACTACGGCGCCCCGCTGATGAAGGAGAGAGAGCAAGAAGCGTCACTCCTCCTCCTCAAGATCCGGCACCACTACGAGGAAGCCCTCAGGCGGCTCACCGTCCGTTGGCGCTCCGACGTCTGCTTGGGCGTCTGTGTCGGACTGCTCGACCCGGTCTCCAACATAATCGCCAGCACCCTCCTCGCCGCCGCAGAAGCTCCAGTCGACACGGGAGGCCCGACGGCGGTGGACGGGCCCAAGCTCAGGGACATGGAGCGGCGCTCCCTGGACGGCCTCGTCGCCTTCCTCACCTGCTTCTTCCCTTACCTCGCCGATTGGGAGGCCGTCCGGTACCTTCTCCTCGCCGAAGCCGACCCCATCGTTGCCGCGCGCATCGTCATCGAGTACCGCGGCGTCAGGTGCTTCCGCGAAGGCTCCGCCGCCGCCTGCGGCGCCCTCAAGCTGGCCCTCAACTGCGCCATGGTGGCCGCCAAGCACCCGTATCCCTCGCAGCTCGCCGACGTGTGGCTGTCGCTGAGCTCCTCCCTCCACACTGTTGTCCCCCTGCTCTCGGATGTGCAGCCCGATTTCCCCCGCGACATCCTCCAAAGCTTCCACACATTGGTCAAGGAGACGGCACATTCCCCACATCCTCCTCCTGATGGCAGCCTCGTCAGGCCATGGAAACTCGCTGCCCGTTGCCGCAAGCACGCCGCCAAGCTGACCTACCGGCATTCGTGGTCACTGACGCGAGTGCTCCTCGATACGATCCATGGATTCTACCTGCAGGCTCTCGCCAGATTGCCGGTTGGTTACCACCGCAGCCTGCTCGATGCCGGACATTGCTACGGCCCGTTTGACCCCGTCTTGAACATCATCGTCAACACCATCTGGTACCAAGCCAACTTCCCACCACTGAGTCAGCAAGACGAGCTCGACATTGTCGGCACATTGTGCCTAATGCGGATTGAAGCACGATCCTTCTACGGACTTGTCTCCTTCCTCTGCACCTGTTACCAAGATCTCAACGCCGATCAGGCCATAAGGTTCCTGCTCGACACGGCACTCAATTTGTCCGCAACAAAGCACTGCAGCAGTGTCAAGGAAGAACAAGAAGCCTACCGGGCTGCTGCCATTGCGGCATGGCACCCCAGACCCGACGCCCAAGCAGGATTCCTCAGTTCATTAAAGGCGATGTTGGTAGCGCCTCGTGTCCTGTCACTGCTACAAGATGGAGGCCAGTATCAGCTCTCCTCTCAATGTGTCCACCAGATACACACGCTATTGTGCTCTGAATACCATTCCATTGTTGGTGTCCCAACCCATCAGCAGAGGCCAGCTCCCATTTCTGAACGGCAGTTCCATTTTACCATGTCTGAGGGACGTAAACAGCGAAGGGCTCATAGAAGGATCTCCGCAAAGGTCAAGGCTGCACTAATGAGATATGAGAAGCAGAATTCA GGACACTCTTATCGGCTTCATGTGGTGTGTGGTGTGAATGAATGTGTGTCAGGTCCTGACAACTGCGAAGGCTCGGGCTTGAAGCCAGGACTTGATCCTAATGATGACTACTACCATCACACCCATGCCAACTTTCTGGCGACTCGAAATGTGGCCGGCATAGTTTCAGCTCCTGTACTCTTCTTTGCCGAGCTTAGCAACCACGACGACGACCAGGATAGCCAGCTTCTGTGTTGCCCCATGGATTTGCCACCACCAGGCGCTG CAGGACTAGTCCGCTGCCTTTTCTGCGAGCATCAAGGAATCAGGATTGTGCACCCGGCCCTGGAGAGATTCCATGGGCACGAGGCGGAGTTCGAGAAGATGGTCCGCGGAGAAAACCTGTACAATAATGACTACTATCCCGAGGGCGACATCGAGCCCTACACCAACCATCAAATCTTAAAGCACAGTGAATATGTTGCCAAGTGGGTGCACGACGGACTCGACGAGGATTGCATGTACCTCGGTAGCAATGACTTCAACATCGAGGAAGATGAAAGCGAGGAGGAGGTTGACGACCTGGAGTAA